GGCAACCAGGTTTGTGGCGACATTACCAAAATTTTTATCAAGGTCGAAGATAATGTAATAAAGGATATAAAATTTAAAACTTTCGGCTGCGGGGCTGCTATTGCCTCCGGCAGCATGCTTACCGAAATGGCAAAAGGGAAAACTATAGAGGAAGCCCTCCAGATCACCAATAAACACGTGGCCGATATGCTGGGCGGGCTGCCGCCACAAAAAATGCACTGCTCCAACCTGGCGGCCGATGCCCTGTACAAGGCCATTGAGGATTACAAGAGCAGGCAGGCCGGATAACCTGCGGCTTAAAGGATTTGCAGGAAGAAAATCAGGACAGGGTGAGCCAGTGGAAAAAACAAAGGTTGTTGTAGCTATGAGCGGCGGGGTGGACAGCTCGGTAACCGCCGCCCTTCTGCTTGAACAGGGCTTTGAGGTAATAGGCATTACCATGCAGATATGGAACCCCGGGGAGGAGGCGGAGAGCAAAGGGGAGCGTACCTGCTGTTCCCTGACCGCCATTGACGATGCCAGACGGGTGGCGGATAAACTTGGCATTTCCCATTATGTTTTAAATTTTCGCAGTATATTTGAGGAGAAGGTAATCGACTACTTCACCTCCGAATATCTGCGCGGGCGCACGCCCAACCCGTGCATTGCCTGCAACCGCTACGTCAAGTTTGAAGCCCTGCTGGACCGGGCCCTGTCCATAGGGGCGGAATACATAGCAACCGGCCATTACGCCCGCCTGGGGTACAGCGGGGAATACGGGCGTTATACCGTGCGCCGGCCGGTTGACCGGCGGAAAGACCAGACTTATGTTTTATACGGGATGACCCAGCGCCAGATTGCCCGGACAATGATGCCTTTGGGCAATTATACGAAGGGCCAGGTAAGGAAAATAGCTGAAGATTTCGGCCTGCCGGTGGCCGGCAAGGCTGAAAGCCAGGAAATCTGCTTTATTTTGGATGACGACTACCGCAGGTTTTTGCGGGAAAAGGCTGCCGGCATTAAACCAGGGCCGTTTCTGAACATGAAAGGCGAGGTTATCGGCAGGCATAACGGGATACCCTTTTATACGGTGGGCCAGCGCAGGGGCCTGGGCCTGGCAGCGGGTGAACGTCTGTACGTGGTCAAAATAGACCCGGAAAACAATGCCATAACTTTAGGTCCCGAGGAGGCCGTCTGGGGTAGAAGCCTGATAGCGGCGGATGTAAACCTTATTCTTTACGAAAGCCTGGAGGAACCGCTGGAGGTAGAGGCGCAGGTGCGTTACAACGCCAGGACTTCCCCTGCCACCCTGGTACCTCTTCCGGAAGGTCGCGTTGGTGTTCATTTCCATACACCCCAGCGCTCCATCACGCCGGGTCAGGCGGTGGTTTTCTACCGCGGGGACTACCTGATCGGCGGCGCCACCATAGAAAGCACAGGTGATTTTTTCCGTTAAAACTGTAGGTAATATTGCAAAATAGCGGACCGGCTCCCGTTAAATGCGGGAGCTTTTTTCATCGCATTATTTCCGGTTAAGTGGACATAATAGCTAATAAAAAATAATTATGTAACGAGGTATTCACCGTAAATTTTTAGGAGGCGACAGTTTTGAGGTGCCCGGTGTGCGGCGGAAAGGCTACCGGAAAAGTAGGTATTGACCAGTATTACTGCTGGGATTGCTGTGTTGAATACCGCATCAATAAAGAAGGCGTACAGATTTACGAACTGGCAGAGGACGGCAGTCTGGTAGCCTTTGATCCGCAAAACGAATTCTTACTTTAAAAGGGGCGAGGGGGTGACATCGCATGCGGATAGGATTTTGGAGAGGCGTTATAACCGGAGGCATTATCGGCGCTGTCATTAGCATGATAGCCGGCGCCCGGCACAGGCAGGAACATAGGGGAATCCTCGGATACGGTTCCAGACGGGTCAGGTCCAGGGCGCACAGGGTAATCCGGGGGGTGACCAAGACGGTTAACGACCTTTTAAAGTAATCGTTAAAGGACCGCAAAATTTTTACCTGCAACTATTTTCAAAGTGGGGGAGGGAAGCCCTCACTTTTTCCTTGGTGGTGAACTTTTTGCACTGGTGGAGAAGAAGGCGGAGTATTCTCTTTTTTGCGGTCATGGCCGTAATGGCGGCGGGTCTTTTTTACTTTATGCGGGGGCTGGTTTTTTCTTTCGTACTGGCGGCCTTCATAACCTATCTGCTTAATCCCCTGGTAAATGCCATTGAAAAAAGGGGCGCGCCCAGGACTTCCGCAATTCTGATGGCCTACCTGGCGTTGTTTATTTTTGTGGCTGGCGTGTTCATGTACGGGATGCCCCGCATTATCGAACAGCTTAACGTGCTGGCGGAAACGCTGCCCGTCTATACAGGGAGGGCCAGGGAGATTATTGACTCCATCCAGGCCCGTTATACCGGCCTGGGCATTCCGGACGGGGTC
The window above is part of the Pelotomaculum thermopropionicum SI genome. Proteins encoded here:
- the IscU gene encoding NifU homolog (involved in Fe-S cluster formation) translates to MYSEKVIEHFSNPRNVGEIPDADGVGEIGNQVCGDITKIFIKVEDNVIKDIKFKTFGCGAAIASGSMLTEMAKGKTIEEALQITNKHVADMLGGLPPQKMHCSNLAADALYKAIEDYKSRQAG
- the TrmU gene encoding predicted tRNA(5-methylaminomethyl-2-thiouridylate) methyltransferase (contains the PP-loop ATPase domain), whose translation is MEKTKVVVAMSGGVDSSVTAALLLEQGFEVIGITMQIWNPGEEAESKGERTCCSLTAIDDARRVADKLGISHYVLNFRSIFEEKVIDYFTSEYLRGRTPNPCIACNRYVKFEALLDRALSIGAEYIATGHYARLGYSGEYGRYTVRRPVDRRKDQTYVLYGMTQRQIARTMMPLGNYTKGQVRKIAEDFGLPVAGKAESQEICFILDDDYRRFLREKAAGIKPGPFLNMKGEVIGRHNGIPFYTVGQRRGLGLAAGERLYVVKIDPENNAITLGPEEAVWGRSLIAADVNLILYESLEEPLEVEAQVRYNARTSPATLVPLPEGRVGVHFHTPQRSITPGQAVVFYRGDYLIGGATIESTGDFFR